One Pseudorasbora parva isolate DD20220531a chromosome 8, ASM2467924v1, whole genome shotgun sequence DNA window includes the following coding sequences:
- the nmd3 gene encoding 60S ribosomal export protein NMD3: MEYMQAPPSSSHGNILCCTCGVPIPPNPANMCVSCLRTQVDISEGIPKQVSIHFCRQCERYLQPPGTWLQCALESRELLALCLKKLKASMAKVRLIDAGFLWTEPHSKRIKMKLTVQKEVLNGAILQQVFVVEFVILHQMCDDCHRVEAKDFWKAVVQVRQKTVHKKTFYYLEQLILKHKLHQNTVRIKEIHEGIDFYYGSKQHGQKMVDFLQCTVPCRSKASQRLISHDVHSNTYNYKSTFSVEIVPVCKDNVVCLSPRLAQSLGNMGQVCVCVRVTSSIHLIDPNTLQVAEVDGSTYWRHPFNSLCSPRQLEQFIIMDMELIRDQRLGAGAGLTSNRHTLAEVWVQKTSEMDSGQQYHCRTFLGHLLNIGDLVLGFDFANANINDEFLNKMNPHHIPDVVLIKKSYDRMRRATNRVWKLRELERERDAADTDDERQYTEFLEDLEEDELLRKNVNIFRDVSKVPVESDTEDDGAPRISLAEMMEDLSLSDATGGEGAAMMTDS, encoded by the exons ATGGAGTACATGCAGGCTCCACCATCCAGCAGCCACGGCAACAT TCTCTGCTGCACGTGTGGCGTTCCCATCCCGCCGAACCCCGccaacatgtgtgtgtcctGCCTGAGGACTCAAGTGGACATCTCTGAAGGCATTCCCAAGCAGGTGTCCATCCACTTCTGCAGGCAGTGTGAGCG GTACCTGCAGCCTCCGGGCACGTGGCTTCAGTGTGCTCTGGAGTCCCGGGAGCTTCTGGCGCTGTGCCTGAAGAAGCTGAAGGCCTCCATGGCTAAG GTGAGGCTGATCGACGCCGGCTTCCTGTGGACAGAACCCCACTCTAAAAGAATCAAGATGAAGCTGACCGTGCAGAAAgag gtGCTGAATGGAGCCATACTGCAGCAGGTGTTCGTGGTGGAGTTCGTCATTCTGCACCAGATGTGTGACGACTGCCATCGGGTGGAGGCCAAAGACTTCTGGAAAGCAGTGGTGCAAGTCAGGCAgaag ACGGTCCACAAGAAGACCTTCTACTACCTGGAGCAGCTGATCCTGAAGCACAAGCTGCACCAGAACACTGTACGCATCAAAGAGATCCACG AGGGCATTGACTTCTACTACGGCTCTAAGCAGCACGGGCAGAAGATGGTGGACTTCCTGCAGTGCACCGTCCCCTGCAG gtcaAAGGCGTCTCAGCGGCTGATCTCTCATGATGTCCACTCCAACACCTACAACTACAAGAGCACCTTCTCTGTGGAGATCGTCCCCGTATGTAAG gaCAACGTGGTGTGTCTGTCTCCACGGCTCGCCCAGAGTCTGGGGAAcatgggtcaggtgtgtgtctGCGTCCGGGTCACCAGCTCCATACACCTTATAGACCCCAACACCCTACAGG tcgCTGAGGTGGATGGGAGCACATACTGGCGGCACCCGTTCAACAGTCTGTGTAGCCCGCGTCAGCTCGAGCAGTTCATCATCATGGACATGGAGCTCATCCGAGACCAGAGGCTAGGAGCGGGAGCTGGACTCACCTCCAACAGG CACACTCTGGCCGAGGTGTGGGTCCAGAAGACGTCTGAGATGGACTCGGGTCAGCAGTATCACTGCAGGACGTTCCTGGGCCACCTGCTGAACATCGGAGATCTGGTTTTGGG CTTCGACTTCGCCAACGCCAACATCAACGACGAGTTCCTCAACAAGATGAACCCGCACCATATTCCCGATGTG gtgctgaTAAAGAAGAGCTACGACCGCATGAGGAGAGCGACGAACCGAGTGTGGAAGCTGAGGGAGCTGGAGCGCGAGAGGGACGCGGCGGACACTGACGACGAGAG GCAATACACGGAGTTCCTGGAGGACCTGGAGGAAGACGAGCTGCTGAGGAAGAACGTCAACATCTTCAGag ACGTCTCTAAGGTCCCTGTGGAGAGTGACACTGAGGATGACGGCGCGCCCCGGATCTCTCTGGCTGAGATGATGGAGGATCTGAGCCTGAGTGACGCCACCGGCGGAGAAGGAGCCGCCATGATGACCGATTCATGA